One stretch of Planctomycetota bacterium DNA includes these proteins:
- a CDS encoding tetratricopeptide repeat protein, producing MFKNIATFFRKVVNPRMFYYRGVISSRRGNFDKAVAYFNRVLKDNPLYAEAYLGLGLICKIQGDYKRAIKHFNKIIKMRPDNAAAYYNRGRSYYHKGDYAAAIQDYSFAIAINPKNALIHYRRGRAYYRLGKYEPAVEDFSNALKLDPKDTAIYYNRGRAYYHLENYENAMRDFDKAIDITPNFPEALYRRGTIHMEREDYEDAIDDFTRAVEVKPNYTKAYFNRGLAYAQTGDLDMAYGNFTKALSISSNYAEAYFQRGRVLQEKGMHDEAKSDFKKALELDSDHVGARQMLEAPEILEKKPNAGTPDGKESQDSDSAGEPK from the coding sequence ATGTTTAAAAACATAGCAACATTCTTCAGAAAGGTTGTAAACCCGCGGATGTTTTATTACCGCGGCGTCATTTCTTCCAGACGCGGTAATTTTGACAAGGCGGTTGCTTATTTTAACCGTGTTTTAAAAGATAATCCTCTTTATGCCGAAGCCTATCTGGGACTCGGCTTGATATGCAAAATACAGGGTGATTATAAGCGTGCCATCAAGCATTTTAATAAAATTATCAAGATGCGGCCGGATAATGCCGCCGCATATTACAACCGCGGACGTTCATATTACCATAAAGGTGATTATGCCGCGGCCATCCAGGATTACAGCTTTGCCATTGCCATAAATCCGAAAAACGCCCTGATTCATTACCGCCGGGGGCGGGCTTATTACCGCCTAGGCAAATACGAACCTGCGGTTGAAGATTTTTCCAATGCGCTCAAGCTTGACCCCAAAGACACCGCGATTTATTATAACCGCGGCCGCGCTTATTATCACCTGGAAAATTATGAAAACGCCATGAGGGATTTCGATAAAGCGATAGATATCACTCCCAATTTTCCCGAGGCACTTTACCGGCGCGGGACCATCCATATGGAAAGAGAAGATTACGAAGACGCAATCGACGATTTTACTAGGGCGGTCGAGGTGAAGCCCAATTATACCAAGGCGTATTTTAACCGCGGGCTTGCCTATGCCCAGACCGGCGATTTGGATATGGCTTACGGTAATTTTACCAAGGCGCTCAGTATCTCCTCAAACTATGCCGAGGCGTATTTCCAGCGCGGCAGGGTTTTGCAGGAAAAAGGAATGCATGACGAAGCCAAGTCTGATTTTAAGAAAGCGCTGGAATTGGATTCCGACCATGTGGGCGCGCGCCAGATGCTGGAAGCGCCTGAAATCTTGGAAAAGAAGCCAAATGCCGGAACCCCTGATGGAAAAGAGTCCCAGGACTCCGATTCTGCCGGGGAGCCGAAATAA
- the recG gene encoding ATP-dependent DNA helicase RecG, translating into MQQLLDSAQYIKGVGPERFKLLNKLGIKTIRDLMYHFPRRYLDRSRIKTIAEVLEEGRKASPGALPEQTVQGKILESVLKRTRRWLSIFQIAVGDDTGIVYATWFNQPFLEEYFNKGDEVILSGRLKFYKQPFLESPEYEIIKGEEYEPLHAGRIIPCYPLTAGLNQKYLRRIIKGAVETYSSSLSDTLGRIPDKPAGLLPVPEAVKRIHLPESESDISNARTSLVWEELFLVQLALAERYRAIKKNTVKHPLAISDTLEQRIRQRIPFTLTAAQEKVINETKNDLTGKYPMNRLLQGDVGSGKTIVAVYAILAAIGNHTQAALMAPTEILAEQHYQTVSRLLENSKVRISLMVSGIQRKERQEQIELVKKGEIDLVIGTHALIQKAVVFNKLSLLIIDEQHKFGVEQRETLKSKGENPHTLIMTATPIPQTLTLTLFGDLDLSVIDEIPPGRKPVKTILRPSAKMPEALEFIRQKIHEGRQVYFVYPLIEEQRAKSEEEKASRAMLRSATQMAKHLKAKVFPEYNIQLLHGGMKQKKKDEIMRDFRQGKTNILVSTVVIEVGIDVPNASVMVIDHAERYGLAQLHQLRGRIGRGQHNSYCLLFGDFKTPDAEKRLKIMEETSDGFRIAEEDLRIRGPGEFLGTKQSGFPELKIADLSKDLDILKAVRKHAFKTYLPTGR; encoded by the coding sequence ATGCAGCAACTACTTGATTCCGCCCAATATATTAAAGGCGTCGGTCCCGAGCGATTCAAGCTTCTTAATAAATTAGGCATAAAAACCATCCGCGATTTAATGTATCATTTCCCGCGCCGCTACCTGGACCGCTCCAGGATAAAAACCATTGCCGAGGTGCTGGAAGAAGGGCGCAAAGCATCTCCCGGTGCTTTGCCTGAACAAACTGTCCAAGGGAAAATATTGGAATCCGTTCTTAAGCGGACCAGGCGATGGCTATCTATATTCCAGATTGCAGTGGGCGATGATACCGGAATCGTTTACGCCACCTGGTTTAACCAGCCGTTCCTCGAGGAATACTTCAATAAAGGCGATGAGGTAATACTTTCCGGAAGACTAAAGTTTTATAAGCAGCCGTTCTTAGAATCGCCCGAATACGAAATAATAAAAGGAGAGGAGTACGAGCCCCTGCACGCCGGCCGGATTATTCCCTGTTATCCTTTGACCGCGGGCTTAAACCAGAAATACCTTCGGCGGATAATCAAGGGTGCGGTAGAAACTTATAGCTCCTCTCTTTCCGATACGCTTGGCCGGATACCGGATAAACCTGCCGGACTTTTGCCCGTACCGGAGGCGGTTAAACGGATTCATCTTCCCGAATCGGAAAGTGATATCAGTAACGCCCGCACAAGCCTGGTTTGGGAGGAATTATTCCTGGTGCAGTTGGCGCTTGCCGAGCGTTACAGGGCAATCAAGAAAAACACGGTCAAGCACCCGCTGGCTATCTCCGATACCCTCGAACAGCGCATACGGCAGCGGATTCCTTTTACGCTTACCGCCGCTCAGGAGAAAGTAATTAATGAAACAAAAAACGACCTTACCGGCAAGTATCCGATGAACCGCCTGCTTCAGGGCGATGTCGGCTCAGGGAAAACCATCGTGGCGGTTTACGCCATCCTCGCCGCAATCGGCAACCATACGCAGGCGGCTTTAATGGCGCCTACGGAAATACTGGCCGAACAGCATTACCAGACTGTTTCACGGCTCTTGGAAAATTCCAAGGTGCGCATTTCCTTGATGGTCAGCGGAATCCAGCGTAAAGAACGCCAGGAGCAAATTGAACTGGTTAAAAAAGGCGAAATAGATTTAGTCATCGGCACACATGCCCTTATCCAAAAGGCGGTGGTGTTTAACAAGCTTTCTTTGTTAATCATAGATGAACAGCATAAATTCGGGGTAGAGCAGCGCGAGACATTGAAGTCAAAGGGCGAAAACCCGCATACCCTGATTATGACCGCCACGCCTATCCCGCAAACACTGACCCTGACCCTTTTCGGAGACCTTGATTTATCCGTCATAGACGAAATTCCCCCGGGCAGGAAGCCGGTAAAAACGATCCTGCGCCCCTCGGCTAAAATGCCCGAAGCGCTTGAATTCATCCGGCAGAAAATACACGAGGGCAGGCAGGTTTATTTTGTCTATCCCTTGATAGAAGAACAAAGAGCCAAGAGCGAAGAGGAAAAAGCCAGCCGGGCGATGCTGCGTTCCGCTACCCAAATGGCGAAACACCTTAAGGCGAAAGTATTTCCGGAATATAATATCCAGCTTTTGCACGGCGGGATGAAGCAGAAAAAGAAGGATGAAATAATGAGGGACTTCCGCCAGGGGAAAACCAACATCCTTGTTTCCACCGTGGTTATAGAAGTTGGTATCGATGTTCCCAACGCCTCGGTCATGGTCATTGACCACGCCGAGCGCTATGGCTTGGCGCAGCTGCACCAGTTAAGGGGGCGAATCGGGCGAGGTCAGCATAATTCATATTGCCTTTTATTCGGGGATTTCAAGACGCCCGATGCCGAAAAGCGCCTAAAGATAATGGAAGAGACCAGCGACGGATTCAGGATTGCCGAAGAGGATTTAAGGATACGCGGCCCGGGAGAG